One genomic window of Solanum stenotomum isolate F172 chromosome 9, ASM1918654v1, whole genome shotgun sequence includes the following:
- the LOC125876494 gene encoding uncharacterized protein LOC125876494 has product MGGKLQVLPPAKRFMLMHQQDQKQNGSVSSSKLPAKKRKFSPETPPPFTNNSTVTTLCLPAKKRVWAFHPFDLNEEYNPVCFNDDEIKGEKLVEKTTDDDIDVDEDDDDDDGIVCVICNSTDGDPSDPIVLCDGCDLMVHTSCYGHPFTDGIPEGDWFCAQCLASKSEIPNPKSFTCCLCPESGGALKSTVNEGKWAHVVCSLFVPEVFFVDPEGREGIDFSKVPKRRWEKKCYICKSKKGCAIDCSEPKCPLSFHVTCGLKHDLCIEYTEGRKNGGVVAGFCSSHTELWKKQQQTGKFKIVPREE; this is encoded by the exons atggGTGGCAAACTTCAGGTTTTACCTCCAGCCAAAAGATTCATGTTGATGCATCAACAAGATCAAAAACAAAATGGATCTGTCTCATCATCAAAACTTCCTGCTAAAAAGCGAAAATTCTCTCCAGAAACTCCTCCACCTTTTACGAATAACAGCACTGTTACTACTCTCTGTTTGCCCGCGAAGAAACGTGTCTGGGCTTTTCATCCATTTGACCTCAATGAGGAGTACAACCCAGTTTGTTTTAATGACGATGAAATCAAGGGAGAAAAATTAGTTGAGAAAACAACAGATGATGACATTGATGTGGATGAGGATGACGATGACGATGATGGGATTGTTTGTGTTATTTGTAATAGCACAGACGGAGATCCATCAGATCCAATCGTTTTGTGTGACGGTTGTGATTTGATGGTTCATACATCTTGTTACGGTCATCCTTTTACAGATGGAATCCCAGAAGGCGATTGGTTTTGTGCTCAATGTTTAGCCTCAAAATCAGAGATCCCAAACCCAAAATCTTTTACTTGTTGTCTCTGTCCTGAATCCGGCGGGGCATTGAAATCTACTGTGAATGAAGGTAAATGGGCTCATGTTGTTTGTTCACTATTTGTTCCCGAAGTTTTCTTCGTCGATCCAGAAGGTCGTGAAGGAATTGATTTCAGCAAAGTTCCTAAAAGAAGATGGGAAAAAAAGTGTTACATTTGTAAATCCAAAAAAGGATGTGCTATTGATTGTTCTGAGCCGAAATGCCCTTTGTCTTTCCATGTTACTTGTGGGTTGAAACATGATCTCTGCATTGAATACACAGAAGGACGTAAAAATGGCGGTGTTGTTGCTGGATTTTGCAGTAGCCATACTGAACTATGGAAAAAG CAACAACAAACTGGGAAGTTCAAGATTGTGCCAAGAGAAGAATGA
- the LOC125875914 gene encoding uncharacterized protein LOC125875914 has product MMKILKNNMASRLRFWVIFQVVLVIFFARLSCSFEAKSAIGDPGMKRDNLRVAIEAWNQCNEVYEEAPNMGSPRHADCFDLQKSNNRTKLVHLVNELDNKLSIHDAKSLGQYYLNVDMYAAWKELFLGYKCKVQDEPKPWNFWMIMLKSGNMDTTAAICPRNGIPSQPFDQIPRFPCFGKGCMNMPRIYHDYSTLHSHRKHPKVTKLKGGFHGTWELDADMSTAKTRNDTSFFSVTWHKILGKGSWKFHHVLKTSSKYPWLMLYLRSDATTGFSGGYHYETRGMSKIVPKSPNFKVRFTLDVIKGGGPRSQFYLMDIGSCWKNNGRPCDGDVTTDVTRYSEMIINPDIHTVSPGCNPKENLKLCPIYHTFANGTRVHRTDEARFPYDAYHMHCSPGNGMYLEEPFNHCDEYSNPQAQEILQILPHPVWGEYGYPTKKGEGWIGDPRTWELDVGRLSQSLYFYQDPFTKPAERHWPSIDLGTEIYVSSNQLAEWVVSDFDIIVTDE; this is encoded by the exons atgatgaaaatattgaaaaacaaCATGGCTTCACGTTTGAGATTTTGGGTGATTTTTCAAGTAgttttagttatattttttgCTAGATTATCATGTAGTTTTGAAGCGAAATCAGCCATTGGAGATCCAGGTATGAAAAGGGATAATTTAAGAGTTGCTATAGAGGCATGGAATCAATGTAATGAAGTGTATGAAGAAGCTCCTAATATGGGAAGTCCTAGGCATGCTGATTGTTTTGATCTCCAAAAATCAAATAATAGAA CAAAGCTGGTTCACTTGGTGAATGAGCTTGATAACAAACTAAGTATACATGATGCCAAAAGCTTAGGACAATACTACCTGAATGTGGATATGTATGCAGCTTGGAAAGAATTGTTCTTAGGATACAAATGCAAAGTTCAAGATGAGCCAAAACCATGGAATTTTTGGATGATCATGCTCAAGAGTGGCAACATGGACACAACAGCAGCAATTTGTCCCAGAAATGGCATACCATCTCAACCATTTGATCAAATACCGCGATTTCCGTGTTTTGGGAAAGGGTGCATGAATATGCCTAGGATATACCATGATTATAGCACATTACATAGTCATAGGAAACATCCAAAGGTCACTAAGTTGAAGGGGGGGTTTCATGGGACATGGGAATTGGATGCTGATATGAGTACAGCGAAGACTCGGAATGATACTTCATTTTTCTCTGTTACTTGGCATAAGATTCTTGGAAAAGGAAGCTGGAAATTTCATCATGTGTTGAAGACTTCATCAAAGTACCCTTGGTTGATGCTTTACTTGAGGTCTGATGCAACTACTGGATTTTCTGGTGGATATCATTATGAAACAAGAGGCATGTCAAAAATA GTCCCAAAGTCACCAAATTTCAAAGTGAGGTTCACACTAGATGTGATAAAAGGAGGTGGTCCAAGAAGCCAATTCTATCTAATGGACATAGGTAGTTGCTGGAAGAACAATGGTCGGCCTTGTGATGGGGATGTCACCACAGACGTAACGCGTTACAGTGAAATGATCATCAATCCTGATATTCATACTGTATCACCAgggtgcaaccccaaggagaatTTGAAGTTGTGCCCAATTTACCATACTTTTGCAAATGGAACTCGAGTTCATCGTACTGATGAGGCAAGATTTCCCTATGATGCTTATCATATGCATTGCTCCCCAGGCAACGGAATGTATCTTGAGGAACCATTCAATCACTGTGATGAATATAGCAACCCTCAAGCTCAGGAAATACTTCAAATTCTGCCTCACCCTGTTTGGGGTGAATATGGATATCCAACTAAGAAAGGGGAAGGATGGATAGGTGATCCAAGAACTTGGGAACTTGATGTCGGGAGACTCTCACAATCACTTTACTTCTATCAG GATCCATTTACTAAACCAGCTGAGAGGCATTGGCCATCTATTGATTTGGGAACTGAGATATATGTTAGCAGCAATCAACTTGCTGAATGGGTCGTTAGCGACTTTGATATCATTGTGACAGATGAATAG